A window of Halobellus sp. LT62 contains these coding sequences:
- a CDS encoding DUF7545 family protein translates to MVETETYTIEAPNGDTEEIELPEGLADVFTEQGESTTAVVGDLLIQSFAQQAHGVVHHGQGETPADLEALNEKMEELFEERFGVSLSDAMGHSH, encoded by the coding sequence ATGGTTGAAACCGAGACCTACACCATCGAAGCGCCGAACGGAGATACAGAAGAGATCGAACTGCCGGAGGGACTCGCGGACGTCTTCACCGAGCAGGGCGAATCAACGACGGCCGTCGTCGGCGACCTCCTGATCCAGTCGTTCGCCCAGCAGGCCCACGGCGTCGTTCACCACGGTCAGGGCGAAACGCCCGCCGATCTGGAAGCGCTCAACGAGAAGATGGAGGAGCTCTTCGAGGAGCGCTTCGGCGTCTCGCTCAGCGACGCGATGGGCCACAGTCACTGA
- a CDS encoding DUF7523 family protein, whose translation MSLAAETRAAVRARPWLLRALRAGVVNYAAAAESLDVDGDTDSVATALRRFADDLSELESTGRDVTVRMRSGVGLAGVDVDGNDSAMDAGGDVDALLSVGESAVVTADGSLTAIVVDGNVDARALSAVVDRLAAENVLVDAAGVAGDELVVVVPRRDGANALRHVESALESVPTS comes from the coding sequence ATGTCACTGGCCGCCGAGACGCGGGCCGCCGTTCGCGCCCGCCCGTGGCTGCTCCGAGCCCTCCGCGCGGGCGTCGTCAACTACGCGGCCGCCGCGGAGTCGCTGGACGTCGACGGCGATACCGACTCCGTTGCGACCGCGCTGCGGCGCTTCGCCGACGACCTCTCGGAACTGGAATCGACCGGCCGAGACGTCACGGTCCGGATGCGAAGCGGCGTCGGTCTCGCGGGCGTCGACGTCGATGGGAACGACTCGGCGATGGATGCCGGGGGCGACGTCGACGCGCTCCTCTCTGTCGGCGAGAGCGCCGTCGTCACCGCCGACGGCAGCCTCACCGCGATCGTCGTCGACGGCAACGTGGACGCGCGGGCGCTCTCGGCCGTCGTCGACAGGCTCGCCGCGGAGAACGTCCTCGTCGACGCCGCGGGCGTCGCGGGCGACGAACTGGTGGTGGTCGTCCCGCGGCGCGACGGCGCGAACGCGCTCCGGCACGTGGAGTCGGCGCTCGAATCCGTCCCCACGAGTTGA
- the cysS gene encoding cysteine--tRNA ligase — MTLSVTNTLTGEREEFEPRNDDEVLLYVCGLTVSDDAHLGHARLWAQADLMHRWLDHEGYDVRHVENFTDVNEKIVARIGEDDFGESEADVAEHFTSHVIDDMRGLNLKRAEVYPRVSEHVPEIVDLVETLVDRGYAYESNGSVYFDVTSFEDYGKLSNQRLDEIESQGVDEERSEKRHPADFALWKAGAVDPDDIAEHRHADLPAIDDACGQTWESPWGEGRPGWHVECSAMSMTHLDETIDIHVGGRDLVFPHHENEIAQSEAATGQQFARYWLHVGLLQTAGDKMSSSLGNFLTVSDALEEYGVDVVRTFYLSTSYRSEQTFGEAEMREAEERWERLERAYDAAVAACDSTDAYARVEDAELRAVLSETRESFRAAMNDDFNVREAISALLELATASNRHIDAHDEYDFWALRETVETFEELGGDVFGLSFGRDASEGGAVTLAEDLVELVLELREAEREAGNYERADALRDDLAALGVEVHDGDDGPAFRFE; from the coding sequence ATGACACTGTCCGTGACCAACACCCTGACGGGCGAACGCGAGGAGTTCGAGCCGCGGAACGACGACGAAGTTCTGCTGTACGTCTGCGGGCTCACGGTCTCGGACGACGCGCACCTCGGCCACGCCCGACTGTGGGCGCAGGCGGACCTGATGCACCGTTGGCTGGACCACGAGGGCTACGACGTGCGCCACGTCGAGAACTTCACCGACGTCAACGAGAAGATCGTCGCGCGGATCGGCGAGGACGACTTCGGCGAGAGCGAGGCGGACGTCGCCGAGCACTTCACCTCGCACGTGATCGACGATATGCGCGGGCTGAACCTCAAACGCGCGGAGGTGTACCCGCGCGTCTCCGAACACGTCCCCGAGATCGTCGATCTCGTGGAGACGCTCGTCGACCGCGGCTACGCCTACGAGTCGAACGGCTCGGTGTACTTCGACGTGACGTCCTTCGAGGACTACGGAAAGCTCTCGAACCAGCGGCTCGACGAGATCGAGTCGCAGGGCGTCGACGAGGAGCGCTCCGAGAAGCGCCATCCCGCGGACTTCGCGCTCTGGAAGGCCGGCGCGGTCGATCCCGACGACATCGCCGAACACCGCCACGCGGACCTCCCCGCTATCGACGACGCCTGCGGCCAGACGTGGGAGTCGCCGTGGGGCGAGGGTCGCCCCGGCTGGCACGTCGAGTGCTCGGCGATGTCGATGACGCACCTCGACGAGACCATCGACATCCACGTCGGCGGCCGCGACCTCGTCTTCCCGCACCACGAGAACGAGATCGCCCAGAGCGAGGCCGCGACGGGTCAGCAGTTCGCCCGCTACTGGCTCCACGTCGGCTTGCTGCAGACCGCGGGCGACAAGATGTCCTCGAGTCTCGGCAACTTCCTCACCGTTTCCGACGCCCTCGAGGAGTACGGCGTCGACGTCGTCCGGACGTTCTACCTCTCGACCTCCTATCGCAGCGAGCAGACCTTCGGCGAGGCCGAGATGCGCGAGGCCGAAGAGCGGTGGGAGCGGCTCGAACGCGCCTACGACGCGGCCGTCGCCGCCTGCGACAGCACCGACGCCTACGCGAGAGTCGAGGACGCGGAGCTCCGCGCGGTGCTCTCGGAGACGCGCGAGTCGTTCCGAGCGGCGATGAACGACGACTTCAACGTGCGCGAGGCGATATCCGCGCTGCTCGAACTCGCGACCGCGAGCAACCGGCACATCGACGCGCACGACGAATACGACTTCTGGGCCCTCCGTGAGACGGTCGAGACCTTCGAGGAACTCGGCGGCGACGTCTTCGGACTCTCGTTCGGACGAGACGCGAGCGAGGGCGGTGCCGTCACCCTCGCGGAGGACCTCGTCGAACTGGTGTTAGAACTCAGAGAGGCCGAGCGCGAAGCGGGCAACTACGAGCGCGCGGACGCCCTCCGCGACGACCTCGCCGCGCTCGGCGTCGAGGTCCACGACGGCGACGACGGGCCGGCGTTCCGATTCGAGTAG
- a CDS encoding YbaK/EbsC family protein: protein MHRRAAEFVERARERYDLEPTVEEFPEGTKTAAAAAEAVGCDVGQIASSLVFAAEDELVVVVTSGANHVDEDRLAAYLDVDDVSMADPDAISDVVGWSIGGVPPVCHDSAVPVLLDESLLEYDTVWAAAGTPSAVFSIEPTELRQLADATPVEV from the coding sequence ATGCATCGCCGAGCCGCGGAGTTCGTCGAGCGAGCGCGGGAGCGCTACGACCTCGAACCGACCGTCGAGGAGTTTCCGGAGGGAACGAAAACGGCCGCCGCCGCCGCCGAGGCCGTCGGCTGCGACGTGGGCCAGATCGCGAGCAGTCTCGTCTTCGCCGCCGAGGACGAACTCGTCGTCGTCGTGACCAGCGGGGCCAACCACGTCGACGAGGATCGACTCGCAGCGTATCTAGACGTCGACGACGTCTCGATGGCCGACCCCGACGCGATCAGCGACGTCGTCGGCTGGAGCATCGGTGGCGTCCCGCCGGTCTGTCACGACTCGGCCGTTCCGGTGCTCCTCGACGAGTCGCTCTTGGAGTACGATACCGTCTGGGCTGCAGCCGGGACGCCCTCGGCGGTGTTCTCGATCGAACCGACCGAGCTTCGACAGCTCGCCGACGCGACGCCGGTCGAGGTATAG
- a CDS encoding MATE family efflux transporter, protein MSRLRRSGSALARTLEEAGIIEESRLRPTVDLAWPRIVTGLAIMSKQTVDMALVGLVIGPTAVAGLTLARAFWMVAKFLAIGLAGGTVALVSQNYGGGDNDRAAAIVRLSVVLSIALGIPVVALFGFGAEALVGLVGDDPESIGHGAVYLAVVAPGLLFEFLNLIASRTYAGIGDTVTPMAVRAGGGLANIALSATFVLGLDMGVAGAALGTALATFLVTVVFAWGMTGRNYVRGRGASPVPLTFSGPLVDYDLLRQIARVSTPLVARRAAQGLVVFPLLAIAATFGPIAVAAIGVGRQVRALLESFSWGFSIAASTLVGQKLGAGDEGDAAAYGWGIIRLSAVVYVLAAGVVVVFAGPIASVFVNEPEHQALSARFVRVAAISVVALGVDGSITGALRGAGDTQIPFVAALAGLYLAALPLAWLGTVVPALGISGLLLALLAETAVPMAVNLWRFRSDRWKEVSRSYRPTPGD, encoded by the coding sequence GTGTCACGGCTCCGTCGGAGCGGTTCCGCGCTCGCCCGAACGCTGGAGGAGGCGGGCATCATCGAGGAGTCCCGACTGCGTCCGACCGTCGACCTCGCGTGGCCGCGGATCGTCACCGGCCTCGCGATAATGTCGAAGCAGACGGTCGATATGGCGCTCGTCGGACTGGTGATCGGCCCGACCGCGGTGGCGGGGCTGACGCTCGCCCGCGCCTTCTGGATGGTCGCGAAGTTCCTCGCGATCGGGCTCGCCGGCGGCACGGTCGCGCTCGTCTCGCAGAACTACGGCGGCGGCGACAACGACCGCGCGGCGGCGATCGTGCGACTGAGCGTGGTACTCTCGATCGCACTCGGGATACCGGTCGTCGCGCTCTTCGGCTTCGGCGCGGAGGCGCTCGTCGGCCTCGTCGGCGACGACCCCGAGAGCATCGGTCACGGCGCGGTCTACCTCGCCGTCGTCGCGCCGGGACTGCTGTTCGAGTTTCTCAATCTGATCGCCAGCCGCACGTACGCGGGCATCGGCGACACCGTCACCCCGATGGCGGTCCGCGCGGGCGGCGGGCTCGCCAACATCGCGCTGTCGGCGACGTTCGTCCTCGGCCTCGATATGGGCGTCGCGGGCGCGGCGCTCGGAACCGCGCTGGCGACGTTCCTGGTGACGGTCGTCTTCGCGTGGGGGATGACCGGTCGGAACTACGTCCGCGGACGCGGCGCGAGCCCGGTTCCGCTCACGTTCTCCGGGCCGCTCGTCGATTACGACCTACTCCGGCAGATCGCGCGGGTCTCCACGCCGCTAGTCGCTCGGCGGGCCGCGCAGGGACTGGTCGTCTTCCCCTTACTCGCCATCGCGGCGACGTTCGGTCCGATCGCCGTCGCGGCCATCGGCGTCGGGCGACAGGTCCGCGCGCTGCTCGAAAGCTTCTCGTGGGGCTTCTCGATCGCGGCGTCGACGCTCGTCGGGCAGAAACTCGGCGCGGGCGACGAAGGCGACGCGGCGGCCTACGGCTGGGGAATCATCCGCCTCTCGGCGGTGGTGTACGTACTCGCCGCCGGGGTCGTGGTCGTCTTCGCCGGGCCCATCGCGTCGGTGTTCGTGAACGAGCCCGAACACCAAGCGCTGTCGGCGCGATTCGTCCGAGTCGCGGCGATCAGCGTCGTCGCGCTCGGTGTCGACGGCTCCATAACCGGGGCGCTCCGCGGTGCGGGCGACACGCAGATCCCGTTCGTCGCCGCGCTCGCGGGGCTGTATCTCGCGGCGCTTCCGCTCGCGTGGCTGGGGACCGTCGTCCCCGCGCTCGGTATTTCCGGATTACTGCTCGCCCTGCTCGCCGAGACCGCCGTCCCGATGGCGGTGAACCTCTGGCGGTTCCGCTCGGACCGTTGGAAGGAGGTCAGCCGATCGTACCGTCCGACGCCGGGAGATTGA
- a CDS encoding ZIP family metal transporter: MVELGSLGFVFVAGLITALATGLGALPFFFVSEVSDRWNVALWGIASGIMLSASVFGLVLEALGAYVRVSLRGVAIDPIPQRQLLLLGVGLAAGVVLVYVAHDVIEAAEVDPQQYAEADFKKLVLILGVLTVHSFPEGVAVGVSFADLGIQGGTQLFGFVVPLLAIFMTVAISIHNVPEGVAISIPLRSMGVANWKLVWWSIFSSLPQPIGAVIAFYFVRVAREFLPAGFGFAAGAMIYLVLTEFIPEARDVGKSLPDDGRRELFGGLVAGVAVMIPLAFI, translated from the coding sequence ATGGTCGAGTTGGGGTCGCTGGGATTCGTCTTCGTCGCGGGGCTGATCACCGCGCTCGCGACCGGGTTGGGCGCGCTCCCGTTCTTCTTCGTCTCGGAGGTCAGCGACCGCTGGAACGTGGCGCTGTGGGGGATCGCCTCGGGGATTATGCTCTCGGCGTCGGTGTTCGGGCTCGTCTTGGAAGCACTCGGCGCGTACGTACGGGTATCGTTGCGCGGCGTCGCGATCGATCCGATCCCGCAGCGGCAGTTGCTGCTGCTCGGCGTCGGACTCGCGGCCGGCGTCGTCCTCGTGTACGTCGCCCACGACGTCATCGAAGCGGCGGAGGTCGACCCGCAGCAGTACGCCGAGGCCGACTTCAAGAAGCTGGTGTTGATCCTCGGCGTGCTGACGGTGCACTCTTTCCCCGAGGGCGTCGCCGTCGGCGTCTCCTTCGCCGACCTCGGAATTCAGGGCGGGACTCAGCTATTCGGATTCGTCGTCCCGCTGCTCGCGATCTTTATGACCGTCGCGATCTCGATTCACAACGTCCCCGAGGGCGTCGCGATCTCGATTCCGCTGCGCTCGATGGGCGTGGCCAACTGGAAGCTCGTCTGGTGGTCGATCTTTTCGAGCCTCCCACAGCCGATCGGCGCGGTGATCGCCTTCTACTTCGTCCGCGTCGCCCGGGAGTTCCTCCCCGCTGGCTTCGGCTTCGCCGCCGGGGCGATGATCTACCTAGTGCTCACCGAGTTCATCCCGGAGGCCCGCGACGTCGGGAAGTCGCTCCCGGACGACGGGCGTCGAGAACTGTTCGGTGGGCTTGTCGCCGGCGTTGCGGTGATGATTCCGCTGGCGTTCATCTGA
- a CDS encoding acetate--CoA ligase family protein: MGELSALFAPERIAVVGATEREGSVGRAIMENLLDAFEGEVVPVNPSKTSVFDLPAVDAIGEANADLAVVVVPPGIAVDVVREAGEAGVESVVVITAGFGETGSEGATREEELIEVAETYDIDLVGPNSLGIMSTPVGMNATFGPENARSGRMSFMSQSGAFITAVLDWANAEGIGFKDVVSLGNKAVLDESDFIEEWGDDEDTDVIIGYLEGIDDGQAFIETAREVTRETPIVLVKSGRTDAGAQAASSHTGTIAGSDEAYEAGLEQAGVIRADSVQELFDAARVLENQPLPERDDVAVITNAGGPGVMSTDAIGDSRLSMASFTEKTLEAFSEALPAEGNIYNPVDIVGDADNERFRDALDVALGDEHVGSALVLSCPTAVLDYGQLAEDTVELQARYGKPVAACFMGGDRVDPAAEILSEAGIPNYFDPSRAVLGLDALSRFREITDREYESPATFDVDRERAREILSSVEGRSDNRLGVEAMGLLDAYGIPTPAGEIVDSPADAREVAEAIDGDVVMKIVSPDILHKSDIGGVKVGVADADVEDAYEDLVSRARNYQPDATIIGVQVQEMVDLDRGVETIVGMNRDPQFGPLLLFGLGGIFVETLEDTTFRVAPVSESDAESMTREIDAAPLLRGARGRDPVDVAGVVETIQRLSQLVTDFPAILELDINPLVATPDGVEAVDVRLTVDPDEP, encoded by the coding sequence ATGGGAGAGCTATCCGCGTTGTTCGCGCCCGAACGCATCGCCGTCGTCGGTGCGACCGAGCGCGAGGGCTCGGTCGGGCGAGCGATTATGGAGAACCTCCTCGACGCGTTCGAGGGGGAGGTCGTTCCGGTGAACCCCAGCAAAACGTCGGTGTTCGACCTCCCGGCGGTCGACGCGATCGGCGAGGCGAACGCCGATCTCGCAGTGGTGGTCGTCCCGCCCGGAATCGCCGTCGACGTCGTCCGAGAGGCGGGCGAGGCGGGGGTCGAGAGCGTGGTCGTCATCACCGCCGGGTTCGGCGAGACCGGCAGCGAGGGCGCGACCCGAGAGGAAGAACTGATCGAGGTCGCCGAGACGTACGACATCGACCTCGTCGGTCCGAACAGCCTCGGAATTATGTCGACGCCGGTCGGAATGAACGCCACGTTCGGCCCCGAGAACGCCCGATCCGGTCGGATGTCGTTTATGAGCCAGTCGGGGGCGTTCATCACGGCGGTCCTCGACTGGGCGAACGCCGAGGGAATCGGTTTCAAGGACGTGGTCTCGCTCGGCAACAAGGCCGTCCTCGACGAGTCGGATTTCATCGAGGAGTGGGGCGACGACGAGGACACCGACGTCATCATCGGCTACCTCGAAGGCATCGACGACGGCCAAGCGTTCATCGAGACCGCTCGCGAAGTCACCCGTGAGACGCCGATCGTCCTCGTGAAATCCGGGCGGACCGACGCCGGCGCGCAAGCCGCGTCCAGTCACACGGGAACGATCGCCGGCTCCGACGAGGCCTACGAGGCGGGGCTCGAACAGGCCGGCGTGATTCGCGCGGACTCGGTCCAGGAACTGTTCGACGCCGCGCGCGTACTGGAGAACCAACCGCTCCCGGAGCGCGACGACGTCGCCGTCATCACGAACGCGGGCGGCCCGGGCGTGATGAGCACCGACGCGATCGGCGACTCCCGGCTCTCGATGGCCTCTTTCACCGAGAAGACGCTCGAGGCGTTCTCGGAGGCACTGCCCGCGGAGGGGAACATCTACAACCCCGTCGACATCGTCGGCGACGCCGACAACGAGCGCTTCAGAGACGCGCTGGACGTGGCACTCGGCGACGAACACGTCGGCAGCGCGCTCGTACTCTCGTGTCCGACCGCGGTGCTCGATTACGGGCAGTTGGCCGAGGACACCGTCGAACTGCAGGCGAGATACGGAAAACCGGTCGCGGCCTGCTTCATGGGCGGCGATCGGGTCGATCCCGCCGCGGAGATCCTCTCGGAAGCCGGGATTCCGAACTACTTCGACCCCTCGCGGGCGGTGCTGGGTCTCGACGCGCTCTCGCGCTTCCGCGAGATCACCGACCGCGAGTACGAGTCGCCGGCGACGTTCGACGTCGACCGCGAGCGCGCCCGCGAGATCCTCTCGTCGGTCGAGGGGCGATCCGACAACCGACTCGGCGTCGAGGCGATGGGACTGCTCGACGCCTACGGCATTCCGACGCCGGCGGGAGAGATCGTCGACTCGCCCGCGGACGCGCGCGAGGTCGCCGAAGCCATCGACGGCGACGTCGTGATGAAGATCGTCAGCCCGGACATCCTGCACAAATCCGACATCGGCGGCGTGAAAGTCGGCGTCGCCGACGCGGACGTCGAGGACGCCTACGAGGACCTCGTCTCGCGCGCTCGCAACTACCAGCCCGACGCGACGATCATCGGCGTACAGGTACAGGAGATGGTCGACCTCGACCGCGGGGTCGAGACGATCGTCGGGATGAACCGCGACCCGCAGTTCGGACCGCTCCTGCTCTTCGGTCTCGGCGGTATCTTCGTCGAGACGCTCGAAGACACGACGTTCCGCGTCGCGCCGGTGTCGGAGTCCGACGCCGAGTCGATGACCCGCGAGATCGACGCCGCGCCGCTGCTGCGCGGGGCGCGCGGCCGCGACCCCGTCGACGTGGCGGGCGTCGTCGAGACGATCCAGCGCCTCTCACAGCTCGTGACGGACTTCCCGGCCATCCTCGAACTGGACATCAACCCGCTCGTCGCCACCCCGGACGGCGTCGAGGCCGTCGACGTGCGACTCACCGTCGATCCCGACGAACCCTAA
- a CDS encoding phosphotransacetylase family protein, with protein sequence MHNTLLVTSIEDSTGKTAVTLALGRLAQERGRRVGYMKPKGTRLQSNVGKTLDEDPMLARELLGLDSEMHQMEPIVYSPTFVQGVLRGQEDPDELGEIVEKRFAELAAETDLMLVEGGGTWTTGGIVDLTDVDVAERLDAGVLLVATYERANDLDDVVAAAEAFGDRLAGVLFNGVSEAVFDELESEAVPFLEDRGVPVLGVVPRERDLAGVRVDDLAAELGAEVVTEGDVGGYVERFLVGAMGGDAALRYFRRTKNAAVITGGDRSEIITAALEAPGVNAIILTGGHRPTGAILGEAEKRGVPILLATGDTLSVVDRAEAVVNTGRARDEETISRMRRLLHDHADIDAILGSAGVDDDDGTAREENGRDRGDGGQSDDGRDA encoded by the coding sequence ATGCACAACACCCTACTCGTGACCTCGATCGAAGACAGCACCGGCAAGACGGCAGTTACCCTCGCGCTCGGGCGGCTCGCACAGGAGCGCGGTCGCCGCGTGGGCTACATGAAGCCGAAGGGAACGCGCCTCCAGTCGAACGTCGGCAAGACGCTCGACGAGGACCCGATGCTCGCCCGCGAGCTCCTCGGATTGGACAGCGAGATGCATCAGATGGAGCCGATCGTCTACTCGCCGACGTTCGTTCAGGGAGTGCTCCGCGGGCAGGAAGATCCCGACGAACTCGGCGAAATCGTCGAGAAGCGCTTTGCGGAACTGGCGGCGGAGACCGACCTGATGCTCGTCGAGGGCGGCGGCACGTGGACGACCGGCGGGATCGTCGATCTGACCGACGTCGACGTCGCCGAACGCCTCGACGCGGGCGTGCTGCTCGTGGCGACCTACGAGCGTGCGAACGATCTCGACGACGTCGTCGCGGCCGCCGAGGCCTTCGGGGACCGACTTGCTGGCGTCCTGTTCAACGGCGTGAGCGAAGCCGTCTTCGACGAACTCGAGAGCGAAGCCGTCCCCTTCCTCGAAGACCGCGGCGTCCCCGTCCTCGGCGTCGTTCCGCGAGAGCGCGACCTCGCCGGCGTCCGCGTCGACGACCTCGCCGCGGAGTTGGGGGCGGAGGTCGTCACCGAGGGCGATGTAGGCGGGTACGTCGAGCGTTTCTTGGTCGGCGCGATGGGCGGCGACGCCGCGCTGCGGTACTTCCGCCGGACCAAGAACGCGGCGGTCATCACCGGCGGCGACCGCTCGGAGATCATCACGGCGGCACTGGAAGCGCCGGGCGTCAACGCGATCATTCTCACCGGCGGACACCGACCGACCGGGGCGATCCTCGGCGAAGCGGAGAAGCGGGGTGTTCCGATCCTCCTCGCGACTGGCGATACGCTCTCTGTCGTTGATCGCGCGGAAGCGGTCGTCAATACGGGCCGCGCGCGAGACGAGGAGACGATCTCGCGAATGCGACGTCTCCTGCACGATCACGCCGACATCGATGCGATTCTCGGATCCGCAGGCGTCGATGACGACGACGGAACAGCGCGCGAGGAGAATGGCCGCGATCGGGGGGATGGCGGTCAGAGCGACGACGGACGCGACGCCTAG
- a CDS encoding NAD(P)/FAD-dependent oxidoreductase, which translates to MTDNADDVVEHRPLIVAGSGIAGLSAAIYAGRSNNEPLVFEGDEPGGQLTLTTEVDNYPGFPEGISGPELVQNMKKQAQRFGAEIKNGITESVEAEDRPFTVKLKNGDVYTADAIIAASGASARTLGIPGEDDLMGYGLSTCATCDGAFFRDEKIMVVGGGDAAMEEANFLTKFASTVYLVHRREEFRAEDYWIDRVMEKVEEGEIEIMRNTEVTELHGSREEGVDHVTLVSHPEGHPTAKLDDPETEEFDFDVGAVFYAIGHTPNTSYLEGTGVELDDENYLIAQGGSGGNQTATDVPGIFGAGDVVDSHYQQAATAGGMGVMAALDADDYLEELKREQKAAAKSEVAAAESDD; encoded by the coding sequence ATGACAGACAACGCTGACGACGTCGTCGAGCATCGACCGTTGATCGTGGCCGGCTCGGGCATCGCCGGGCTCTCGGCCGCGATCTACGCGGGTCGATCGAACAACGAACCGCTGGTCTTTGAGGGCGACGAGCCCGGCGGGCAGCTCACGCTCACTACCGAGGTCGACAACTATCCGGGCTTCCCCGAGGGCATCTCCGGCCCGGAGCTGGTGCAGAATATGAAGAAACAGGCCCAGCGCTTCGGCGCGGAGATCAAAAACGGCATCACCGAGTCCGTAGAGGCCGAAGATCGACCGTTCACGGTCAAACTGAAAAACGGCGACGTCTACACCGCCGACGCGATCATCGCGGCCTCGGGCGCGTCCGCCCGCACGCTCGGCATCCCCGGCGAGGACGACCTGATGGGATACGGTCTCTCGACGTGTGCGACCTGCGACGGCGCGTTCTTCCGCGACGAGAAGATTATGGTCGTCGGCGGCGGCGACGCCGCGATGGAGGAGGCGAACTTCCTCACCAAGTTCGCTTCTACCGTGTACCTCGTCCACCGCCGCGAGGAGTTCCGCGCGGAGGACTACTGGATCGACCGCGTGATGGAGAAAGTCGAGGAGGGCGAGATCGAGATTATGCGAAATACCGAGGTGACGGAGCTCCACGGGAGCAGGGAGGAGGGCGTCGACCACGTCACCCTCGTCAGCCACCCCGAGGGACACCCGACCGCCAAGCTCGACGACCCAGAGACCGAGGAGTTCGACTTCGACGTCGGCGCGGTGTTCTACGCTATCGGCCACACGCCGAACACGTCGTATCTCGAAGGCACGGGCGTCGAACTCGACGACGAGAACTACCTGATCGCGCAGGGTGGCTCCGGCGGCAACCAGACCGCGACGGACGTCCCCGGCATCTTCGGCGCGGGCGACGTCGTCGACTCCCACTACCAGCAGGCGGCGACAGCCGGCGGGATGGGCGTGATGGCCGCGCTCGACGCCGACGACTACCTCGAAGAGCTGAAGCGCGAGCAGAAGGCCGCCGCGAAGAGCGAGGTCGCGGCAGCCGAGAGCGACGATTAG
- a CDS encoding DUF7543 family protein yields the protein MEWSRSQEREEFAEWTREDGHATIRRRRHADGGWIVHYDRLYQASEGSGYHRERVDDLDAATELVEAWQASDPME from the coding sequence ATGGAGTGGTCACGGAGTCAAGAGCGCGAGGAGTTCGCCGAGTGGACGCGCGAGGACGGCCACGCGACGATCCGTCGTCGACGACACGCCGACGGCGGGTGGATCGTCCACTACGATCGGCTCTATCAGGCGTCTGAGGGGAGTGGCTACCACCGCGAACGCGTCGACGACCTCGACGCGGCCACCGAACTGGTCGAAGCGTGGCAAGCCTCGGATCCGATGGAGTGA
- a CDS encoding DUF357 domain-containing protein gives MPADLIEKTDRYEGMFADALAEAEIAVPASTPLGEAAAEIREMALSYLEDGRHFRENDDPVNALASFSYGYGWLDAGVRMGLFEIPDETHLFTTE, from the coding sequence ATGCCCGCGGATCTGATCGAGAAGACGGATCGGTACGAGGGGATGTTCGCCGACGCGCTCGCGGAGGCCGAAATCGCGGTCCCGGCGTCGACGCCGCTGGGTGAGGCGGCGGCTGAGATCCGAGAGATGGCGCTGTCGTACCTCGAAGACGGCCGCCACTTCCGCGAGAACGACGACCCCGTCAACGCCTTGGCGTCCTTCTCGTACGGCTACGGGTGGCTCGATGCCGGCGTTCGGATGGGGCTGTTCGAGATTCCCGACGAGACGCATCTGTTCACGACGGAGTAG